Sequence from the Haloarcula sp. CBA1127 genome:
ACGAATCCCATAGGGTCGCCATCTGGAGAACTCATGGTCAGCACTTCAGTCGATGTGGTTGCATCAGAAGTTGACTGGTCAGTTGTATCCATCATGCCAGCACATCCTGTTATCGCAAGTAAACCAATCAGAACAAGGATTGGAATTTTCCTCACAGATATTGATAGTTTGGAATAAATATAATTCTTCTGCAGTACTATTCAATTCCCTCCAATATAAATTAAAATAAATATATTAATTAAAATACCTTCACTATATGGGTATAATATTACTTTCGTGGAAGGAAATAGCCTTCCAACTAGTCGTCATAAGTATCTCAGTGGAATCGCCGGTATCGGATTTTTCAACCTATCTTCACAAACAAGCGATCCCAAGACGAAGATTGTCACTGCGCGTAAGGGAGATGAAATTCTTGAGAAGTGAGAGGTGCATCACCTTCGTGACGACATTCTCGGCTTCGGGACCGTCCAGTCGAACGAACGACAGCGGGATTACGTCCCGAAGCAACGCCGAGACGTAGAGACGTCTTCGGTGGCGTCGGCTGGAACGTCGGCGAGCATCCGTTTGATGACCGAGTGGCGGTCGTCTGAGTCGGCTCTGACGACGTTTCGGACGAATCTATCGGAGGCGACACGGCGCAAGTCGCGGTTCTCGTCGACGCGAACACGGACCAGTTCCAGGATTTCGTTCGGGAACTCGGTACTAATGTCGTCACGGTGGACGCACACGTCCGCACCGTAGTCACCGACGGCGAGTGCTGCGAAGGGATCGGCGAGTGTAGCTGAGCCTGTCATATGTACGTTGGTCGAAATACACCAGTCTTGCGGCGCTGTTAAAGATGTGCTACGAATCTCGATCCTTCTGTCAGTCGAATAGATGGGCTTCTGACGAACTATGGGTCGGTTTCATCGCGTCATAGGGGTGCTCTTGCAGGACAAGCATAATATGTCCGGAGTTGAGTTCACGGACTCGCCATGCTGGCGTATCGAGTACATGTTCACGGCCGCCGAACTGATCTGCCACCTGCGGTGATACGACTGTCACCCAGGACAGGTCTTCGATAGTCTCGGCTATCGGTTCGCCATCAGGTACAAATCGCTTGTAGCCTTCGTGGCCTTTGTACACTGAACTCCAGACATAGCTGGGATTAACGAGAGGTACTATTGTTTCGATCAAATTGAGTAATTCGTTAATCCGTGCTCTGTAGATCGAGTCTGAGTGTGCGTCACCGTCGATCTCGCTTGTCTGGAAGCCGATGTTCACACAGCCCAACATCGGTTCGTCCTTGGTTGTCGGAGGTGAGATACCTACCCGAAGTATCATATCTGACTCCGTCCAGAACCGCATAGAACCACTGTCCGTCTGTTCCAGCGCGTTCAATGCGTCCTCCAGTCTCGAGTCCGTATGTGCTGTGAGCCCGATGCTGTATTCTGCAACAGTTTCAGTCTGTCCGTCGTAAGTTGTTTTCAATCCAGCCTGACGGCACTGAGTATACAGCTCTCGGACATCTGGTGTTTTGTCGGCGACAAATCCGATGTGATATGGATCGTCCATCTTATTGAAGCTCTGCCTCACCAGCTCGGGTGAAAGTTACTTCGACACATTCACTCGATGCGACGAATCGGTTTATCGTCGGTCTCCGCTGAGAGATTGTCACGGTTGGTCGCTATCGATATCACTGTCCGCGAACAGGAAATCCGCAGGATTGTTGTTGGGTTCGACTGCAGGGTCTATCGGATTGTCCCTCGTAATCACGATGAGATGGGAGTCGTCGATTGGTTCGACTCGCCAAGCAGGTGTTTCCAGTAGTCGGTCTCGGCCACCGAGGTCAGCGACGATTTCCTCGGAGAACACCGTGACCCAGGATAGCCGAGAGATACTGTCAGAAATGGGTCGGCTCGTCGGCCGCAGTCCAGCATCTGGTTGTGGACCAGCGTTGAGCATCGACCAGACGTACTCTGGCTCGGTGAGTTTCACCAGTTCGACGATGAGTTCGAGTATTGTCTCGGTGCGGTCTCGTACCGACTCAGACGAGTCCGGAATTCCTTGATCCGCACCGCTTCGCTGTAACGGCTTCGTCCAGAACGAGAGTATCAATCGAGGGTCGTTCCAGTTCCACGACTCACCAAGATTGAGGGTAATCGAGACCGTCGTCTCCTCGTCCAGTCGAAGGGTTATCTCCTTGTCTGTTCGTTCGACTAGCTCAAAGCCGACCCTCTCAGCGCGGGCCACAGTCTCTGATCCTATCGACGGCGATAGCGTATCGGTTATGAAACACACCCAGTATCCTTCATCTGCCATTGTCGTACGCTATTACCCCGATGGACTGTCTATCTTTCTGAGATCGACTGTAGTGTCCGGGTAGTCATCTTCGATATTTGATTTGACCGCTTGCAATACATCTGCGCTCTCTGGGTTGCCCCTAGTCGCGATAGCGATGCTGTCTTTCTCTTCCGCATACTTGTCCATCTTCTCGGTTAGCTCTCGTATCTCTCTATCCTCGGCATAACTCGGGACATCGTCATAATCCCGGTTCTTGACCTCAATCGCGGTCCCATCTTCGAGTAGGATGTCGATATCGGTGGGCCCCTGATCGGTAGTGATGTCTGTCTCCAGTCTATCGATTTCTGCGTCGTCGCTGTCCAAGATATTCTCTGCTGCATCAACCTCGCCGTCGAGTCCTTTGAAATTGTTCGTGTTAGGACCACCGGCCCGTTCCCTGATTGCTTCGTATAGACCACCGACATCGTTCTGTGCCAGACTGTCAAGGTCATTTTGAATTTCTCTCGGGGACCTGCCGACATCGCTAGCGTCTGCGTAGTCATCATACGAGACTATCAGATCGTTCACATCGTCACTTTCGAGGCCGTCGACATTGTCGGCCAAATCAGTAGCATCGTTGGTGAGTCTCACACCGTCTGCGCCCTTTCTATCAATCAGATCGGTCGCCGCGTCCTGTGCATTGCGGTCAAATCCGATAATGGAATCCAGAGCGCCTTTCGTGTCGACATTTCGCAGTTCATCATCGCCGATGTCCGACACCGCCGTCACGAAGTCATCTCTCACATCGTCGGGGAGACCAGGGCAGGTCCCGCTCTGTTTGAGGGCCGCCGACGGTCCTGCGACCGAGTGATGCCGGTCGGTCCGAAGCGAGCCCGCTCCGCCGAGCGACGGCGCACTTCTGGCCCCACATGGCGAGACGATAGCGTCGAACGTATCGGAGTCACTGCGTGCTGCGAAATCGGCCGCGTCGTCACCGTTGCGTGCAAGCAGGTCGTCGAACTCATCCTTGCCGTCACTATCGAGACCATCGTACCGATTGAGCGCTGTCGCTATCTCGTCGCTGTCGACCGCGTCGCTGTCGTAGGCCCGGGTGAACCGCCGCTGGGTGGCGGCGTCGTCCATCCGGAACAGCACGTCGGCGGCGTCGCCGTCAGTATCAGTGAGGTCGTTGAGCGCTCGCCGCCCGCTCAGACCGGAGTTCTTGAAGAGATCGGTGGCCTCGCTCGTCGTGATTATAATAGTTGGTTTTGGACCAACGTTGCTATAGTCTTCTCTTCAGCGGGTACAGGAAATGCAGACTCCCAGATCATTCTCCGCTACTCAAGTAATTTGACAGAATCAGGACACCAAGGTGGCGAGTGCTGCTTCGTCCGCCTTCATCTCATCACGCGTCACCAGACGGATTGTACCGCACGTCGTCAATAGCGTTCTCAAGTTTGTCTTCATAATCAGGTGCAAATATGTCGGGGTGGGACGCTTCCAGCATGCACTCGATATCAGCGCGTACACTCAACACAGCTGCTTCGAACGGTTCTAGATTCTCTCTGTCATCTGGTTTATCCATCCGGTCTAACCACTCCAGCATAACAATCGCCTCGTTCGGGGTCAGTTCGAGCGTAATCGAGTTCTCATCGCTCATTTCGTCCATACGCATCTCTGTCTGTCTGGGGCTTACTTTCTGTTTCGGATTCTGACGTGAAATTAGCAGGAAACGACAAAAACTCGCAGATAAGCGTCTTACCGGAGCATCTATGATAGTTCTCCGGTACTCGTCACGCTCTGTTTTTGCGACGGACTCAACTCCCATCCGGAGAGGAACTCGCCATTCGGTCGTACTATGATATTGTTGTCGGTCCGTGAGTTGTAGAGGTGGGTGACTGGGATTCGAATGGCCACGTCGGCTGGAACGTCAACGATGGCGACTGTGATTGATTCACTCTCAGGAAGTGCGTACTCGTCGCGGATTTCTTCTTCGTCGGCGGTAGCATCGAACTGGTCACGGCGGTGGAGCCAGCGTTCGCCGGGCAGGCCGTCGGGGTCGAACTGGAGGTATTCAGTCGAATCGGTGGTCGTTGCGTCCATGACGATGGATCCGTCCGCGTATGGGTTTGCAATTGGTTGTAATTGAGTGTTGGTTGACTTCGTCCGCTCACCACAGACCAGTGTCGATGACCTCTCGATCATATCTGTCGCCGGTGTCGGGGTCGAGTCGGTAGCGGTGGTCAGTGGTGCGATTGACTGCGGTTTGCTCCCAGAGTTCGCCATCTTCGACGAAAATGGTGCCTCGTCGTTCGCCAGCATCCGAACGCCAGCGTTCGGTGCCATCGGCCTCGAAGGCATAGAGAGTGTGAGTGGCCTGTTTACACCGCAGGAAGATGGCGGTATCGAATTCGACAACTCGGGTGATCTCGCCGCTAAGTTCAATAGTTCTGTCGGCAATGGGTAACTGGTTATGTGGCCATTTGTTGAGAATGTCACCAGTCTCGGGATCGAATTCGAAATTCCCTTCGGTGTGCTGAGTTAGGTAGCGATCTAGAAGTGTCCACAAATCGTAATGGTGGGCATCTTCTTCGTCACTCTGTACCGACTCAATTACCCATTCACGTTCTCCAGACGGAGTCACTGAAATAACATTTCGGGTTTGGTCTTTGATGTGAAAATCGAATCCTTCTATATTGCGGTTTTGGTACTCTGTCCGGAGAATCACACGCTCATCAGCCACAATCGAATCTCCGATAGGATACTGGAAAACGATCTCCTCACCGTTAATCGAGATTCGGTCCCAGTCAACCTCAATTGTCATGGAGAATCACCGCTAAGGAACGTATCCATATCCAATTTTCCATCCCTAATGGCTGGTAGATCTTTCATTTTGAGGTCCCTGCTTTCGTCCATCATATCTTCACCACGAATCTCGTACTGAATCCCACCACCATCGTGGCCAAAGTTCTCCCCGGCCTCGCTGATGCGGACGGTGGTTCCTTCATCGACATCAAGCCTGGTAACTTTGTCGGCGTCGCCGGGAAGCGCGTATCGGTCGACAATCTCGTCCGACCCGACATCAGCGTCGCTACGCAACCGATCGATGTCGTCGGCGTCGGTCGCCCAGGGTCCGGCCTCGTGGTTGTTTCTCGTCGAATCCCAGAACCGATAGACCGAGAGAGATTCGTCGGCTTTCCCGTCGATGACGATAGTATCGGCGTCGTACGGGCTTTCCGGGTCGTCGTACCACGACGAGTAGTACGGATCCGAATCGACGTCGATGTCGGAAGCTGGTTTGAAGCTGGTGATCGTGACGTCGTCGCTGACGGAATCGACTTGCTTGAGCGCCGTTGTTACCGATTGCTTGGAAATGTCCGGATCGCCTGCAGCGCGGATCCAGGACTTCCGGAGATCGTCATCGTCGAGAAGACGCCGGAACTGCCTGGCCTCTCCCTCGTCAAGGTCCCCATACTCCCGGGTCGCACGCGAGAGGTCAACGGCGTCAATATCGGTGTCCCCAAGCAGTTTCCGAAGCGTATCGTCTCCAAGTTCGTCGACGAGCTTGACGCCAGCCCCATCCGTATCGGCGATGAGCTGCTTGGCCCGGCGTTGCTGAGTACCGCCGAGGTCGTTGACTTTCCGGACAACTCGGTGGAGTTGCTTGTTGGAATCAATACTATCGCTGTTGGCTGCCCGAATGATTGCCCGATCATATGCGTCGTCTACATCACCGGAGCCATCTGCGATGAGCCGCACTGTCTGCGGATCGGCGCTAGTGGCTTCCGCAACATCGCTGGCACCCACATTGTCGCCGTTTTTCCAAGTCTTATATAAATCCGCACGCGCCGCTTCGTCTAGATCATCGCTCAGGAACGCCGCTTGCTGACCGTCGTCCATCCGACGCAACATCCGTGAAACCTGCTTGGGGTTGTTTTCAGCCATCAGCTTCCCGGCAGTCTCCAGTTCCGACGGGGAGCGACCGCCAAGGTCAGCATCTCGGAAGTATCGGGCTGAGAGCTTCCGTTGCTTGGTATTTAGATCATAGACCTTCTGCGGCGTTTTGTCGGCTACGTAACGCCGTGTTCTGACCACCTTCCCAACCGTCCGGGAATTGCGTAGTGAGTAGCGTGCGAACGGGCGCTTGGCTTGGTCAACGCCAAATGAGGCCACGCGGCCAACACCTCGTGCTGGGAGTTCACTCGCGTATTTCAGCTGCCGTGCTGCGGTGACCGACTTCCCCAAATATCGAGTATTGTCGATTTTGTTGACTTGGCGAGCAACTCGGCTGGAATCGCTCGCTGCCTTCGTGACCGCCGCTCCAGTGAGCTCTTCGATGACAAGAAATCCCATGTAGCCGTCGAAATACCCGCGGGCGAAGCTCTCATTTTCTGGTGTATTCGGGGGGAAGGGGTTATTTACACGCTGGCGGTTCTTGAATTGTGTTTCCATTGACTCATACGTGCGGCCATAATTTGCCAGCGCATTCGGAACCTGAGATAGTCCCGCTGCTGTCTCCACTGGATTCGAGATGGTGTATCCAATCTCTCCAGCACCGTGCATGAGCCCGGACCCCCGCCCGAAGGTCTTGGCCTCTAGCGTTCCGATCGTGCCGTAATGCCCTTGAAGATTGTTGACAATATTGTTCGACCGCGTCAGCGCGGGGACACGTCGCTTGTTGCCGTGGCTGTCGTAGGCGTAGATGTATACCTCAGTCCCACCTGCAAAGGTTCCCGCGCTCTGGAGCGCGTTTCCAGTTAGTTCCTGACTGTAGTGATATTGCGTGTGTCCGGTGAAGTTCGTTCGGTCGAGAGTTTCGTTTCCGCGTTGAGCAATACGAACAGTGCCGAGCCCGCTTCGGTCGCGCACACGGAAGTCAAGCACATAATGAGGGCCAGCCCAAGCGGGATTGTACGAGTCAGTACGGAGGGATTTGATGGCCGGACCCCGAATATCGTGTAATGTTGGGTCCAGACCGTCGTGAAATTCGGTCGTATCCGGGATTCCATCGTTGTCGGTGTCTACTTGCCGTGGATTCGTTCGGTACCGCCACTCTTCTGCGTCCGAGATTCCATCTC
This genomic interval carries:
- a CDS encoding PQQ-binding-like beta-propeller repeat protein — protein: MTIEVDWDRISINGEEIVFQYPIGDSIVADERVILRTEYQNRNIEGFDFHIKDQTRNVISVTPSGEREWVIESVQSDEEDAHHYDLWTLLDRYLTQHTEGNFEFDPETGDILNKWPHNQLPIADRTIELSGEITRVVEFDTAIFLRCKQATHTLYAFEADGTERWRSDAGERRGTIFVEDGELWEQTAVNRTTDHRYRLDPDTGDRYDREVIDTGLW